The Bacillus sp. F19 DNA segment GTGCAGTCCAAATTGATCATGCAAAATACGGTTTGCTTTTTTCAATAAGTCCTGCTGATTCTCCCCGCTCTCTACTATTAAATGACAGCTTAGCGCCGGAAAATCTGATGTTATCGACCACACATGCAAATCATGGACGCCGCACACTTCTTCTATTGTTAGAAGAGCAGCCCGAATTTCGTCCGTTTTCAGATTTCCAGGTACACCTTCCATTAAAATATGAAAAGACTCCTTCGTCACTCGGAATCCGCTGATAATAATCAACACGGCAACAATAATGCTTGCAATCGGATCTGCAAGGCCAAAGCCAAAAAACATAATGAGAAGCGCCGCGATAATCGCGCCCACCGAACCAAGCATATCACCTATAACATGCAGAAAAGCACTTTTTACATTCAGATTCTCATCTTTATCTCCGCGCATCAGGATAAAAGCAGCAGCAATATTCACAATCAGACCTATACTGGAAATCAAGAGCATACCAGAACTGA contains these protein-coding regions:
- a CDS encoding cation diffusion facilitator family transporter produces the protein MGHSHNHQGHEGHHHHHTSNKKALLLAFLIITLFMVVEVIGGLLTNSLALLSDAGHMLSDAAALGLSFLALTFGARGASASKTFGYKRFEILAAFINGLSLIVISVYIFWEAYQRFIDPPEVISSGMLLISSIGLIVNIAAAFILMRGDKDENLNVKSAFLHVIGDMLGSVGAIIAALLIMFFGFGLADPIASIIVAVLIIISGFRVTKESFHILMEGVPGNLKTDEIRAALLTIEEVCGVHDLHVWSITSDFPALSCHLIVESGENQQDLLKKANRILHDQFGLHHTTIQIDRKDSTCCGDDHCN